The proteins below are encoded in one region of Aequorivita iocasae:
- a CDS encoding deoxyhypusine synthase family protein, protein MSTSKGSISQFIEKYYLHFNAAALVDAAKGYEAQLNNGSKMLVSLAGAMSTAELGKIFAEMIRQDKVHIISCTGANLEEDIMNLVAHSHYKRVPNYRDLTPQDEWDLLENGMNRVTDTCIPEEEAFRRIQKHIVKLWKEAEANGERYLPHEYMYKLLLSGVMEEHYEIDLKDSWMYAAAEKNLPIVCPGWEDSTMGNIFASYVLKGELKASTMKSGIEYMTFLADWYTDNSEKGIGFFQIGGGIAGDFPICVVPMLYQDMERTDTPFWSYFCQISDSTTSFGSYSGAVPNEKITWGKLDMDTPKFIIESDATIVAPLIFAYLLGM, encoded by the coding sequence ATGAGTACTAGCAAAGGATCCATTTCCCAATTTATTGAAAAATATTATTTACACTTCAACGCAGCCGCCCTTGTGGATGCCGCAAAAGGATACGAGGCCCAATTGAACAATGGCTCAAAAATGCTCGTCTCGCTTGCCGGAGCAATGAGTACTGCCGAATTGGGAAAGATTTTTGCTGAAATGATACGTCAGGATAAGGTGCATATCATTTCCTGCACGGGCGCAAATCTTGAAGAGGACATTATGAATCTGGTGGCACACAGCCATTACAAACGCGTTCCGAATTACCGCGATTTAACGCCACAGGATGAGTGGGATTTATTGGAAAACGGAATGAACCGCGTTACCGATACCTGTATTCCCGAGGAAGAAGCTTTCCGAAGAATTCAAAAGCACATTGTAAAACTCTGGAAAGAAGCCGAAGCAAATGGTGAACGCTACCTGCCTCACGAGTATATGTACAAACTTTTGTTGAGCGGTGTAATGGAAGAACATTACGAAATAGACTTAAAAGATTCATGGATGTACGCCGCCGCGGAAAAGAATTTACCGATAGTTTGTCCAGGTTGGGAAGACAGTACTATGGGCAACATCTTCGCAAGTTATGTACTTAAAGGCGAATTGAAAGCTTCTACCATGAAAAGCGGAATTGAGTATATGACTTTCCTCGCAGATTGGTACACAGATAATTCTGAAAAAGGAATCGGTTTCTTCCAAATAGGAGGGGGAATCGCGGGAGATTTCCCAATATGTGTCGTGCCCATGCTATACCAAGATATGGAAAGGACAGACACTCCGTTCTGGAGTTATTTCTGCCAAATCAGTGATTCCACAACCAGTTTCGGAAGCTATTCGGGAGCCGTCCCGAATGAGAAAATCACGTGGGGAAAACTGGATATGGACACGCCAAAATTCATCATAGAAAGTGATGCAACCATCGTTGCGCCTTTAATTTTTGCGTACCTTTTAGGTATGTAA
- a CDS encoding pseudouridine synthase: MSRQENQNRGKASGRGSNNQRNRSNARGNAPLKSESTPKKTGRQQDPTAKPKLRFDKTGKEIGRREKLVKEVKKSNPEDGIRLNKYIANSGVCSRREADTYIATGLVSVNGKIINEMGYKVQLSDDVRFDGRRLNPEPNTYVLLNKPKGFATTDSNAKGMTVMDLVANATTAKIKPFGRLGRNATGLLLFTNDDEFVQKFTKKGIPRLFHIELDKNLKAEHLKKIKDGFSIEGKEISVEEISYVDNAPKSEIGLKIKHTGNSIIRTIFEHLGYDVVRVDCVTLGPLTKKDLPRGRWRTLTEKELNMFSML, from the coding sequence ATGAGCAGACAAGAGAATCAAAACAGAGGAAAAGCTTCAGGGCGTGGTAGTAATAACCAGCGCAACCGAAGCAATGCAAGAGGAAATGCTCCTTTAAAATCAGAATCCACACCAAAAAAAACCGGGCGTCAACAAGATCCTACGGCCAAGCCGAAATTGCGGTTTGATAAAACGGGCAAGGAAATAGGCCGCAGGGAAAAATTAGTAAAAGAAGTAAAAAAGAGCAACCCAGAAGACGGTATTCGTCTTAATAAATATATTGCGAATAGCGGTGTATGCTCACGTCGCGAGGCTGACACCTATATTGCAACAGGTTTGGTTTCCGTAAACGGAAAAATAATAAATGAAATGGGTTACAAGGTGCAATTAAGTGATGATGTGCGTTTTGACGGCCGCCGATTGAACCCAGAGCCAAACACATACGTATTGCTGAACAAGCCAAAAGGTTTTGCAACTACAGACAGTAACGCAAAGGGCATGACTGTAATGGACTTGGTGGCGAACGCCACGACGGCAAAAATAAAACCTTTCGGCCGCTTGGGTAGAAATGCTACGGGGCTTTTGCTTTTTACAAATGATGATGAGTTCGTGCAAAAATTCACCAAAAAAGGAATTCCGCGTTTGTTCCATATAGAACTTGACAAAAACCTAAAGGCTGAGCATCTTAAAAAAATAAAAGATGGTTTCAGTATTGAGGGAAAGGAAATTTCCGTGGAGGAAATAAGTTATGTAGATAACGCGCCAAAAAGTGAAATAGGCCTAAAAATAAAACATACCGGGAACAGCATTATACGAACTATTTTTGAACATTTGGGTTATGATGTAGTGCGGGTAGATTGTGTTACGCTCGGGCCCTTGACCAAAAAAGATTTGCCGCGCGGCCGCTGGAGAACCCTTACTGAAAAGGAACTCAATATGTTCAGCATGTTATAA
- a CDS encoding type III PLP-dependent enzyme domain-containing protein, translating into MNTKYIDLINQTYYFPQEEFRLGDNGLEFHGVDLMGLVEKYGAPLKFTYLPKISENINLAKKWFADAIEKNNYKGTYNYCYCTKSSHFKHVLNEALKNDIHIETSSAFDIDIVERLKKTGKVSDKTYVICNGFKRDRYIDNIARLINNGHENCIPIIDNYEEIELLSDSIDNHFNVGIRIASEEEPKFEFYTSRLGIGYKNIIPFYEEQIKNNERVDLKMLHFFINTGIRDTAYYWNELVKCLKVYVRLKKICPSLDSLNIGGGFPIKNSLAFEYDYQYMIDEILNQINITCAEADVPVPHIFTEFGSFTVGESGGAIYEILYQKQQNDREKWNMINSSFITTLPDTWAISKRFIMLAVNRWNDEYERVLLGGLTCDSDDYYNSEQNMAAIYLPKFRKEKPLYIGFFNTGAYQETIGGFGGLQHCLIPSPKHILIDRDKNNNLTYQLFSEQQTSEQLLNILGYEH; encoded by the coding sequence ATGAACACCAAATACATAGATTTAATAAACCAAACGTATTATTTTCCACAGGAAGAATTTCGCTTGGGCGATAATGGCCTGGAATTTCACGGCGTAGATTTAATGGGCCTTGTTGAAAAATACGGAGCTCCCTTAAAATTTACATACCTGCCAAAAATTTCAGAAAATATTAATTTGGCAAAAAAATGGTTTGCGGACGCTATTGAAAAAAACAACTATAAAGGCACGTACAACTACTGTTATTGCACCAAAAGTTCGCACTTCAAACACGTATTGAATGAAGCTCTAAAGAATGACATACACATAGAAACCTCTTCGGCGTTTGATATTGATATTGTAGAGCGTTTAAAGAAAACCGGAAAGGTATCAGATAAAACTTATGTAATTTGCAATGGCTTCAAACGCGACCGTTATATAGATAACATAGCCCGTTTAATTAACAACGGTCATGAAAACTGCATCCCGATTATTGATAATTATGAAGAGATCGAGCTGCTTTCAGACAGTATTGACAACCACTTCAATGTAGGTATCCGTATTGCTTCCGAAGAAGAGCCAAAGTTTGAATTTTATACTTCCAGATTGGGCATTGGATACAAAAATATAATCCCTTTTTATGAAGAGCAGATAAAAAACAACGAACGTGTAGATTTAAAGATGCTACATTTCTTCATAAATACAGGAATACGCGACACGGCTTATTACTGGAACGAATTGGTGAAGTGTCTAAAGGTATATGTACGTCTTAAAAAAATCTGTCCTTCTTTGGACAGTCTTAACATTGGCGGTGGTTTTCCGATAAAAAACTCATTAGCGTTTGAGTACGATTATCAGTATATGATTGATGAGATTTTAAACCAGATAAACATTACCTGTGCAGAGGCAGATGTGCCGGTACCACACATATTTACAGAATTTGGAAGCTTTACCGTAGGAGAGAGCGGTGGTGCCATTTATGAGATTTTATACCAAAAACAACAAAACGACCGCGAAAAGTGGAATATGATTAATTCATCTTTCATCACAACCTTACCAGACACTTGGGCCATCAGCAAACGTTTTATTATGCTTGCCGTAAACCGTTGGAATGATGAATATGAAAGAGTGCTCTTGGGTGGATTGACCTGTGATAGTGATGACTATTATAACAGTGAGCAAAACATGGCAGCTATTTATCTGCCAAAGTTCAGAAAAGAAAAACCTTTGTATATTGGCTTCTTTAATACAGGAGCATACCAAGAAACCATTGGCGGGTTTGGGGGCTTGCAGCACTGCTTGATTCCTTCGCCAAAGCATATTTTGATTGACAGAGATAAAAACAACAATTTAACATACCAACTATTTTCAGAACAACAAACAAGCGAGCAATTGCTAAACATTTTAGGTTATGAGCACTAA
- the speB gene encoding agmatinase — protein sequence MSTKTYAGIPQKYAALETSKIVLIPVPYDGTSTWQKGADKGPEAFLDASENMELYDIETQTEVYKQGVYLADAITENSSPEAVVSEVHKITKDYIKRNKFVTIFGGEHSISIGTIRAFNECFDNLTVLHIDAHADLRKEFHGSKCNHACAVYEASQTTNLVQVGIRSMDIAETRVMDEEKVFFAHDMAKDEYWMDKVIEALGDNVFITFDLDALDPSILPSTGTPEPGGLFWYETLDFLKQVFEERNVVGFDIVELCPNKDEKASDFVAAKLYYKMLTYKFAGTDEEDEYESNFNETKKGVSKFNTEEDEY from the coding sequence ATGAGCACTAAGACGTACGCAGGTATCCCGCAAAAATATGCGGCCCTAGAAACATCAAAAATTGTATTGATCCCAGTTCCTTACGATGGAACAAGCACTTGGCAAAAAGGAGCCGACAAAGGCCCAGAGGCCTTCTTGGATGCTTCAGAAAACATGGAGCTTTACGACATTGAAACCCAAACAGAGGTTTACAAACAAGGAGTTTATTTAGCAGATGCAATTACAGAAAATTCCTCTCCGGAAGCCGTTGTCTCTGAAGTTCACAAAATCACAAAAGACTATATAAAACGCAATAAATTCGTAACTATTTTTGGTGGGGAGCATAGTATTTCCATAGGAACCATTCGTGCTTTCAACGAGTGTTTTGATAATCTAACCGTCCTTCACATAGATGCACACGCAGATTTGCGCAAGGAATTTCATGGGAGTAAGTGCAACCATGCCTGCGCGGTATACGAAGCAAGCCAGACCACAAACCTGGTGCAAGTGGGAATACGTAGTATGGACATTGCCGAAACCCGCGTCATGGACGAGGAAAAGGTTTTCTTCGCACACGATATGGCCAAGGATGAATATTGGATGGACAAGGTTATTGAAGCTCTGGGAGACAACGTTTTCATAACCTTCGATCTTGACGCACTAGACCCTTCAATCTTGCCTTCAACTGGAACACCAGAGCCTGGCGGACTTTTCTGGTACGAAACCCTTGATTTCCTAAAACAGGTTTTTGAGGAGCGTAACGTGGTAGGTTTTGATATTGTCGAACTGTGCCCAAATAAGGATGAAAAGGCTTCAGATTTTGTGGCGGCAAAACTCTACTATAAAATGCTTACCTACAAATTTGCGGGCACGGACGAAGAAGACGAATACGAAAGCAATTTTAACGAAACCAAAAAAGGCGTTTCAAAATTTAATACCGAAGAAGATGAGTACTAG